The Ictidomys tridecemlineatus isolate mIctTri1 chromosome 6, mIctTri1.hap1, whole genome shotgun sequence genome includes a region encoding these proteins:
- the Usp44 gene encoding ubiquitin carboxyl-terminal hydrolase 44 — translation MLTMDKCKHVGQLQLAPDHSILNPQKWYCVDCNTTESIWACLSCSHVACGRYIEEHALKHFQESSHPVALEVNEMYVFCYLCDDYVLNDNATGDLKLLRSTLSAIKSQNYHSTTRSGRVLRSVDTSDNSFFLHDGTQSLLQNEDQMCTALWHRRRMLMGKIFRTWFEQSPIGKKRQEQFQEKIAKREVKKRHQELEYQVKAELDSMPPRKSLRLQGLIKSTTIEIVPVEVPPQTPLSPAKDKVISTSEDVRFKKGSDSPVKRRPIGTPGVTGLRNLGNTCYMNSVLQVLSHLLIFRQCFLKLDLNQWLTVTASDKTRSYKHPPITDTVVYQMNECQEKDTGLVCSRHPSLSSGLSGGASKSRNMELIQPREPSSQYISLCHELHTLFQVMWSGKWALVSPFAMLHSVWRVIPAFRGYAQQDAQEFLCELLDKIQHELETTGTRLPALIPTSQRKLIKQVLNVVNNIFHGQLLSQVTCLACDNKSNTIEPFWDLSLEFPERYQFSGKDIASQPCLVTEMLAKFTETEVLEGKIYVCDQCNSKRRRFSSKPVVLTEAQKQLMICHLPQVLRLHLKRFRWSGCNNREKIGVHVGFEETLNMEPYCCRETLKSLRPECFIYDLSAVVMHHGKGFGSGHYTAYCYNSEGGFWVHCNDSKLSMCTMDEVCKAQAYILFYTQRVTENGHSKLLSPELLSSSQHTNEEADTTSNEILN, via the exons ATGCTAACAATGGATAAGTGCAAACACGTTGGGCAGTTGCAGCTTGCTCCAGACCATTCCATCCTCAACCCTCAGAAATGGTATTGTGTGGACTGCAATACAACTGAATCTATTTGGGCTTGCCTCAGCTGTTCTCATGTTGCCTGTGGACGATATATTGAAGAGCATGCACTCAAGCACTTTCAAGAAAGCAGTCATCCTGTTGCACTGGAAGTGAATGAGATGTATGTTTTTTGTTATCTTTGTGATGATTATGTTCTTAATGATAATGCAACTGGAGACCTGAAGTTACTACGAAGTACTTTAAGTGCAATCAAAAGCCAAAATTATCACAGTACAACTCGTAGTGGAAGAGTTTTACGGTCTGTGGATACAAGTGACAATTCTTTCTTCTTACATGATGGCACCCAATCTCTGCTTCAAAATGAAGATCAAATGTGTACTGCCCTTTGGCACAGAAGAAGAATGCTCATGGGTAAAATCTTTCGAACTTGGTTTGAACAATCACCCATtgggaaaaaaaggcaagaaCAATTTCAGGAAAAGATAGCaaaaagagaagtgaaaaaaagACACCAGGAATTAGAGTATCAAGTGAAAGCAGAATTAGATAGTATGCCTCCAAGAAAGAGTTTACGTTTGCAAGGTCTAATTAAGTCCACCACCATTGAAATAGTTCCTGTTGAAGTACCACCACAAACTCCACTATCACCAGCAAAAGATAAAGTCATTTCTACCTCAGAAGATGTGAGATTTAAAAAAGGCAGTGACTCTCCAGTCAAACGAAGACCAATAGGAACTCCTGGTGTAACAGGATTGAGAAATTTGGGAAATACTTGCTATATGAATTCTGTTCTTCAGGTATTGagtcatttacttatttttcgacagtgttttttaaaacttgatcTGAACCAATGGCTTACTGTGACTGCTAGTGATAAGACAAGATCTTATAAGCATCCACCCATAACAGATACAGTAGTATATCAAATGAATGAATGCCAAGAAAAAGATACAGGCTTGGTTTGCTCCAGACATCCAAGTTTATCATCAGGACTAAGTGGTGGGGcatcaaaaagtagaaatatggAACTTATTCAGCCAAGGGAGCCAAGTTCACAGTACATTTCTCTTTGTCATGAATTGCATACTTTGTTTCAAGTCATGTGGTCTGGAAAGTGGGCGCTGGTCTCACCATTTGCTATGCTTCACTCAGTGTGGAGGGTAATTCCTGCTTTTCGTGGTTATGCCCAACAAGATGCTCAGGAATTTCTTTGTGAACTTTTGGATAAAATACAACATGAACTAGAGACAACTGGTACCAGGTTACCAGCTCTCATCCCCACTTCCCAAAGGAAACTTATCAAACAGGTTCTAAATGtcgtaaataatatttttcatggaCAACTTCTTAGTCAg GTTACATGTCTTGCATGTGACAACAAATCAAATACTATAGAACCTTTCTGGGATTTGTCACTAGAATTTCCAGAAAGATACCAATTCAGTGGAAAAGATATTGCTTCCCAGCCATGTCTGGTTACTGAAATGTTGGCCAAATTTACAGAAACTGAAGTTTTAGAAGGAAAAATCTACGTATGTGACCAGTGTAACT CAAAGCGTAGAAGATTTTCCTCAAAACCAGTTGTACTCACAGAAGCCCAAAAACAGCTTATGATATGCCACCTACCTCAGGTTCTCAGACTACACCTCAAAAGATTCAG GTGGTCAGGATGTAATAATCGAGAGAAGATTGGTGTTCATGTTGGCTTTGAGGAAACTTTAAACATGGAGCCATATTGCTGCAGGGAGACCCTGAAATCCCTCAGACCAGAATGCTTTATCTATGACTTATCTGCTGTAGTAATGCACCATGGGAAAGGATTCGGCTCAGGACACTACACTGCCTACTGCTATAACTCTGAAGGAG GGTTCTGGGTACACTGCAATGATTCCAAGCTAAGCATGTGCACTATGGATGAAGTATGCAAGGCCCAAGCTTATATCTTGTTTTATACCCAGCGAGTTACTGAGAATGGACATTCTAAACTCTTGTCTCCAGAGCTCCTGTCTAGTAGCCAACATACCAATGAAGAAGCTGATACCACTTCTAATGAAATCCTTAACTGA